In a single window of the Flavobacteriales bacterium genome:
- a CDS encoding heavy-metal-associated domain-containing protein — translation MKTIFRTLLLAAILFVAPSIQAQDKIVETSFTVSGVCGMCEDRIEKAVDVKGVKYADYDLDTQTLSIIFNTQRITEEEIHQLLNEVGHDTERSMATDEQYNTVHACCKYRDQDEH, via the coding sequence ATGAAAACTATTTTCAGAACACTTTTACTTGCCGCCATTTTATTTGTGGCACCAAGTATTCAAGCACAAGATAAGATCGTGGAGACCAGCTTCACCGTAAGCGGGGTCTGCGGCATGTGTGAAGACCGAATCGAAAAGGCGGTAGACGTCAAAGGCGTGAAGTATGCCGATTACGATCTCGATACGCAGACCCTGAGTATCATCTTCAATACACAACGTATCACTGAAGAAGAGATACATCAGCTATTGAATGAGGTCGGTCATGATACCGAACGATCAATGGCGACTGATGAGCAATACAACACAGTACATGCGTGTTGTAAATACAGGGATCAAGATGAGCACTGA